Genomic segment of Salvia hispanica cultivar TCC Black 2014 chromosome 2, UniMelb_Shisp_WGS_1.0, whole genome shotgun sequence:
TTATTTGGATTGAAGCATCAGTAACGCGTAGATCAAACGATGATATCATCAATTTGCCACTCATGCGCAGGGATCTCCGATTCGTATATTACGTGGCgtaccaaattttaaatgtatatttatgaTACTCCTCTATAAATTTTCGTGACGTATATCAGAAGAACTCACTCAATGCGTACCATTTTGTGACATTCTTAAATTCTACCACTATCTAATATGGTTTAGATTCTCAATACAAAGGGTCGGAGAAAGGGGAGGTTTGGACACCATCCCTTTGCCCAAGTGTCTAGACGCCAAATGAGTCAATTCTTCTCAAATTTTcagtttaatttaaaatattgaaatgcGGCTTTATTTTGAATGTTCCAAATTGGCCTTGAAATGACATAGAACATAGATATCCACACGATATTGTCGAACCTCCTAAATAGGACACCCATCCAAGATAGCAGACATTCTTTTGTATGATTGAGAATACACATAGAAATATTCCATCGATCCCAACAAAAATGTCAAAGACTACTAGGTGGCTCGCACTTGAAAAAAAGATGTTCAATAATTATGTTCATACCTATACAAAATGCATCAATCATCCTCAGTCTCGGCTGCACCAAATCGCAGAAGAAACCAAACATGAAGTTACGCTCTTGGTAAAGATTCAATCTTGAATGAAGAATCTCCTATATTCGCCTAGCAGATTCTCTTGCCCATAGATTtatctacaatataaaaattagaaatggaGAACTACCACGGGGGTTGTTGGCCTTGTGTAAGCAATATAACCACAATTATGCCACAACAACAATTTAATTGTTGTCTTCTAATTTGGTCTTGTTAGCAAAATCTGAAATACATTAATTGACATGgagatttttaaattaatagtgaataaaattaaaatttgataaaagtttaattatttataagcaaataatcatatttatatttataagtagataaataaattgattggATTTCCAATCAAGGGCCaagtattttgtttgaaatccCGTGACTAACTAGACTTATTAGAAAGCAACATTaacctaatttaaaattataaagagtGATAGAAGTCAAAAGAAGTGGGGTTGAGAGGGTTAATTTCGAGGGACTTCCCATTCAAAGCTCAAACTTCTAGGTATTGTTTAACATATAATCAAGTGGATACTTGGATTGAGTTTAaggtaatattttttctttaaaatatcCAATACTTCCTTAATTGTATAGGAGTATATGTCATACACTTAAACTTGGTGatctaataaattaagttgTACAATAATAAGATGGGTGTGTATGGATTTTGcacaatacaataaaaaataatgcaagATTGTATTGCTTTCCAAGTTTCTTTATTCTAGCCTTGTGTGGAATTAATTAGCTAAACTAATAAttggaaatatatataaaaattaattcaagaatTGGTGGGTTCTACCATCTTCCCTCCATAATACCATCACCTTTCCCCGATTTCAGTCATTGGTCGCTGATTCCTCTTCATTAATTAGttgaaagagaaattaaacaaactttgcctattattaaatgaatgagttattaacatgaaattataaagttccttaaatttattataaatttccCGCTAATTAATCTTTATGGATTTGttagaaaaatattgttgTCGGAGAATATGATTTTCAATAAACTTTCATTTACGATTATTGAgagaaaattgttttattttttactttaattgtGGGGCTTGACTGTTAAGAGTTAAGACCCGAAATTTCTACATTTGTAGTGTGAACGATTTCCCAtgctaataattttttaaactagCGTCGATGGAAAGTAATTCTATTTCCACACTATCTTCCTTTCTAGATTATGTTAgcttttgattatttttttttactttatttttaaagagcATGCAATTTATATAGGTCtcgaaaaaaattgattaaatatatatgatagagttttatcaattttatctcaaaaaattaaatttatccaTTTTATCTACAACCATCTATAATTTATCAATGACatctcaaattttgaatttatcaattttatccaCAACCTATAATGAGTGtgtcaatttttatttcaagtgTTTTAATTATCAATACTAACCTAATGTTTTCAATTTGTAGCAACTTACTCAATATACACGCCATTTCACTGTGCACCTCGCAATTTAAAATTTGCCATAGAACTGAAACAATTATTAAAGGTAAAGatgaatttgtttgatttaaaaatcgaaataaaattggtaaaactAAAAATCAGGGTAGATGGGATACTTAACTCtcatttaatattgaaaagatTGAGATATAATTGGTAGAGTTGTTATACGTTTAATgctcattcaattttatagtacaCGAACATATAGTACATATCTTAATGCACGATATTGGGTATAAATGTATATAGCCaataaataacacaatttttaacaaactttataatactacattttttacctaaaaaattcaaacatatttttaatagacTTGGTGTTTATTAATGGAAATCGTATGTGGGTTAATATTCAACATGGACATTCATCCctcaataattaatactcatatatgaatactcctatttatgcATTCCCATCTTGTTTTTTATTGAGGAGTTTCTACGCTTtctttctcaaaataaaataaaattaaatggagCCATAGATCACGTGgctattttagttattttatttttttatactattgtaaagatttatttgagaaaatagtatgaattgaaaaattagAGATTCTAAGTTTAACTATTACTCCAACGCCCACATAAAATTCAACATCTTGTCactatcttttactttatttttcttctttttgcaaACCTCTATCTGTTTAATagattttcaatataaataaaagaaaaacgaaATAAAGTACAGTAATAATCATGTTAGTCTAAAGCCGAGCCGATTAGTCGAAGATACCATAAGCTGATGAGCCGATTAAACCAGGGGTAAAATAGTGAAAGCGCGTTATGGTTATGATTGTTTATTAGCACGATGATAATTATCAATCTACTTCaagaataatttaagattttcttttcaaaaaacaaaatattattgcagataaaaaaaatactcccctGATTTGTATGCAGACTGCttccattatttaatatttccatattattattgttttttaagaatgatatagtataaaaatgtGAACAATAGGGCCCGTTTGATAAGGTAGTAATGCCTAGATATAGATACTTATATGACTATTTCTAagtgtttgatatcatagttaacCTATTATGTCAGCCCGTGGTTTTCTCTATGGCCCATTCGAGCCcgcatattttttcttaaaatacaAAGATATGCATCTCACAAATTTGGTCGGATAGCATTTCTAcctcatttattatgatttattaatacaaaatctagACAATTTTTTGTCTACCaaacaacaacgaaaaaaCCTTCATCCGAGTTTATCTTGACACGAAGCCCgcatttcttatcttatttaacaaatcTTGTTATATCTCATCTTTCTTATCAAACGAATATGTACTGTACATAGACACAATAATAACAAGAGATTGAGGTATAAAAGTGTCGATGTgtttatgaaacaaaattaaaatgaactttaaaaattataaatagtagtTGTAGACTtgtaagaaattttttaaatggcccaaatttttaaatagtagtagtgtCATATGTGTTTGATATGCAAGTGGATAATAAGGTTATTTGGATGAACCTCATAAGTTTTTAATTCCATCGAACTAAAATCatgtgaaattaatttaaatgtcaaagttcattatttttataaccAACTTTTACAATTTGTAAAAGATAACATATGTGACCAAAAGTTAGTGTTTTATATAGGCTAATGCTCTTTTTAACATtccaattatatttataattttcatgttatttcaaataatttattactccatattttaaaatttagggCCATTTTCCAAATCACACCAATTAAAAGTTCGGatcataaattattactaGTGCAAAGTATTATAGAAGTGAAAATGTTCAAAACCTTATTGAGATATCGTGTTTAGactataaaatgataaaatataatgaaatcaTTAAATATTGTCAAGTTACTAGACAATAATAAATCATAGTCATATCacatatgcatatttaatCAAATGCATAATTACATTACTCTTTCCAACTCGTATGAccattaaatattagtactacacAAGTACATACAATAGTGTTTGCACATGTACGTTCAATATACAATTTCATAATGCCAAATCCAATATATGTATAACGCCATTTTAATAAGATGTCTAAATTTCATATTGATATTGGTTTTTAAAACTATGAACTTTGATATTTTCCTATGAATTTTAGAATTAACTTAAAAGATCACAAACATTACATTATGTTTATTTCACAATCTAACCCAAATATAATAAGATatatttgccaaaaaaaaacttattataCGTTGCaaccataaaatttgtgtttgtgACACGTAGGATAAAAAGACACGTAGAAAACCATATTGATTTAATAGTGTCAACAGAATAAAGGAAATGCACGAAAGTAAGTCGAATAAGATGATTGATCTGCCGTGAAAAATAATACagtaaacaaaaatgtaaaatatataatattttagaataaatttaaaatttgtaaaaaataccaaaatttgactaaagtttgtaatttaatagACCAATAATAGTATTGGGGTCacttttaatgaaaaaagtaaaattaaccTTACTAGATCCACTAGTAAAAAGAAACAaacgaataaaataattaatgtcttGACTAATGATTGAATAATAGTAGTTTTACTATTgaagtttcatttatttaactatGATAAGATCTCCAATGATTTGTTCACCTCTTGCTATTAATAAAGGAGTTATAGATAGACATGagttggaatataaaaaatgaaaagaaaaagttaggATTAGAGATTGAGGTGAGGTGGTTAGGAGGGTGCCAAATGCGTTCCGACCACATTATGTCAGTTGGAAAGAGGGCAGTGTGCATGTTTCTTGTGACTTAATGGTCAAACTCCAACCCCCTTTCTTGTTTTTTGCCCATCCACTCCACTCATTTTTTGTTACTTAAAACTcacaaaactaatttaattaatctaatgtttctcaaatttccaatttttgaCCAGTAACAATTGTTCTTAGGACATGTATTCTGTATGAAATAGTAGTATGTTGATATGAATgccattattttctcttataaaTACGACGAGATTCGAGCTTTTGATATCCAAAATgccaaattaattagtatggTTGAAGTCGGGTGTAAAAATGCAATGGGATGAATATTGAACACTACAATCCTTATGCCGTTATGCGAGCATGGTATATTGGAAACAATGTAATCATCATACTATTTCTTTGGCTCAAGtataaaatactctaaatctgacaaataaaatcaaaccaaacaaaaatattaaatatgattctaatctttcaaattaaatttctttatcTTCGAAATTCTGATCTGGCCGGattggttttgttttgaaataataaaactcccaaaattttaaattttactagtactccactatttaatgcataatacgagtactttatttaaattaaatattttatttaaataattgtaatGTAATATATACTgtaacttaaattttttatttaggagTGTAGGACTTTTATGGGCCTAGGTGTAtttaaattgtgttgaaacGATAAGTCCAATCATTTGTTTATTTGGGACACGGCATTTGATATTCATTGAAAAtacaattcaataaaaaatgaaaaatttatactacttcTCTGTTTATTAACAAAGACTTTTAAAAAACTTAGAATTATGACAATCCAACTAGTTAATAAGATGATGGGCTTTAAATCAAATCTAATAAGGGATGAGTTAAAAATTGAGGTACTCCCCCGTTGCATTATTTTTTGGCACAAgtttaaagaaaatgaaaatttattagttaactaaaaaaataaagtaagatgcACAAAAATGCTGAgagaaaaaagcaaaagagagagcgaaaaaaaaaatgactcacttaACTTAAATCTTGATCCATACTAAACaagaataattatattgtaatcaatttttttgttatgaaaaACACTCaatgatcaaatttaatttagtccaactgaaaaaacaaaacaatatctAGATTTAAAACATCTAAAAAGGATTTAAGTTTGAAACTAAACATTAATGCgttaaatagataaaaattaaaaaggaaaaagaaaaaaaaaggaggacAAGAAAGAGATCACTGATACGCTGTCGTTTAGAGGCCGCAATAATCTTAGGGTTTATGCTTAGCTCTCTATagacaaaatccaaaatctatttctccatttttgaTATGGCTCTTTGGAGGCAAATCCAGACGGGAAGCAGCCGAttatcttcatttttcacaaattcaaatcaTGTATCTGGAATTGCGAATTTCTCAACCAAATCCAGTCATTACATGGGTAAGAAATTGCAAGATGCTTTCTTCtgatcttattttttttgcttgtTCGATTCAGTTTCAGAAAATGAGCTGCAATCGCTTTGATTTGAAAATGCAGTGAAAGTTGGGATTCCGGAGTTTTTGAACGGAGTGGGGCGAGGATTAGGAAATCATGTGGAGAAGTT
This window contains:
- the LOC125205458 gene encoding uncharacterized protein LOC125205458 isoform X1, whose product is MALWRQIQTGSSRLSSFFTNSNHVSGIANFSTKSSHYMVKVGIPEFLNGVGRGLGNHVEKLESEIGDLNKLLVTRTIKLKRLGIPCKDRKLILKYAHKYRLGLWRPRAEPVKS
- the LOC125205458 gene encoding uncharacterized protein LOC125205458 isoform X2, with amino-acid sequence MALWRQIQTGSSRLSSFFTNSNHVSGIANFSTKSSHYMVKVGIPEFLNGVGRGLGNHVEKLESEIGDLNKLLVTRTIKLKRLGIPCKDVREISLFVES